DNA sequence from the Pedobacter sp. W3I1 genome:
AATGATATGAAATCTACTGATGAAATGCTTACTATGCTGCTGGTATTTCTAAAATATGAAGAAGGTGATGAAAATAAAAGCTTTGATATTTTAGAAAGCCGAAAAAATAATTAGAGGAATGACAAATAAAGCTGCTAACTGCAACAGGCTTCGTTGCCAAAATAGCCAATCAAAATAAAAATTGACTGTTGCTATATCTATTTTAGCGTAAATGTCTTAATTTATTACAGAACCTGGAGAATTTGGCTGTTCCAATTTATAAGATGTTTTTTCGAGGTACTTCAATTAAAATAGAATTAACGTCTCTAAGTAATTCTCAACTGTTTGCACTATAATTTTTTTTAAATCGAGTTTAAAAAAATCAATTTCTTTCCATCAAATTGATTTTTTGTAAAGTATAACTGCAAATTGCCTGTTTTATAAAATCTTTTTAATTTTTTTAAAAAGATTGCTTTTCTTTTCATTTTTTATAAATTTATACAAATCAAATTAAAATGTCAGCAACTATTAAGAAAGCACAAAGACTAAGAGCCGACATCATTAAGCTACTTTATTATAAAAAAACATCATCTCTTACCGATTTAAGTAAACGTACTAAAAAGAGCTTGCCTTTAATTACGTCGACTGTAAATGCATTGATAGAGGATGGTTTAATTATAGAGCAGGGATTAGCACCATCTACCGGAGGCCGCCGCCCTTTAAATTTTTTATTAAACCCCGATTACAAGAGGTATATAATAGCCGTAGCAATGGATCAGTTAACTAGTCAGTTAACTATATACGATTTATCCAATCAACAGATTTTACCAACACAGGTGATCGATTTAGATATGACAGAGGGTAAAAGTGCTGATACTTTAATTGCATTCATTGATCATTGCATAAAGAAATCAACAATCGATAAAGAAAATTTTTTGGGGATTGGCATTGGTATGCCGGGTTTTGTGAATGCAGAAAAGGGAATGAACTATTCTTTTATGCAGGTTGAAAACGATATAAGCCTGCAAGACTATCTCGCTAAAAAATTAAGTTTACCAGTTTATATAGATAACGACTCGAGTTTGATCGCCTTAGCTGAATTAAACTTTGGTGAAGCAAGAAATTTAAAAGATGTACTCGTCGTGAATATTGGCTGGGGTACAGGTTTGGGGATGATTATTAATGGCAAATTATACCGGGGTAGTAGCGGCTATGCTGGTGAGTTTAGTCATATCCCTTTATCTAATTCAAATACCTTATGCTCTTGTGGTAAACGGGGGTGCCTTGAAGTGGAAACATCTCTTTTGGTGATGGTTCAGAAAGCAGAAGCAGCGGTAAAAAACGGAGAAGAAACAAGTTTAAAAACTCTTTTTAATGACAGAAGTAAAAGCCATGTTGATCATTTTTTAAACGCTGTTGTAAAACAAGATCCTGTAGCCATTTCTATATTAGCTGATGCCGCATTTCAGATTGGTAAAGGATTAGCGACTTTAATCCATATTATGAATCCTGAACGAATTGTATTAAGTGGCCGTGGCGCAAAAGCAGGGAAAATGCTTCTACCGCCAATACAGCAGGCTATTAATGAGTTTTGTATACCTCGAGTAGCTGAACAAACAGAAATTAAATGCTCTAGCTTAAGCGATCAGGCTGAGCTACTGGCTGCTGCCAGCTTGATGGTGGAAAATAGCCTATTTGAATAATTAATTAAGCAAAAAATAAAATAATTTTTAATTAACAACCGAAATTATGAGGAACCATCTTTAACCAAAACTAACTTAAACGAATTATAAAAAAAAATGTACTTAACTTGCTTAAGTGTGTTTTTGTTAACCTTTTTGACAATAACAGCTTTTGTCCAAAAAACCATTATCGTACGGGGTGGAAGCATCCGGACCAATACGAGGTGTAAGAGGCTTTATTAAAGGCACAACTAAAGCTACCCAAATAGATGCTACGGGTAAATTCTCTATTTCGGCAACTGAAGGAAATATGCTTGTTTTTAGATCTGTTAGCTATGCTTCAAAAGAAATTAGTGAACCAGCGTTTTCAACAATAGGTGTTAGACTAGAGCCATCTATTAATAGCTTGAATGAAGTTCAGGTTACAACGGCTCTAGGTGCTAATTGAGAAAAGAATCATTAGGATATGCAATACAAATGGTTTCTGGATCTAATTGACCATTGCACAAGCCCCAAAAATGTTAATGAAAATTTATTAGATACCTTAATTTATCACCGATCCCAGCATTGTTTTGTGCTGAGATTTTAATTATTGAAAATGAATATGAAGTATTTTATTTTGCTATTATTGTTTTTCAGCTTTTCTGCTATAGTTTCTGCTCAACAGAACGATATTATGCCCCAATCAGAAATTTACGAATGGCCAAAAGATGAAGCCGTAAAAAAGAAATTAGAACACTGGCAAGACCAAAAATTTGGAATGATTATCCACTGGGGCTTATATGCTGTTCCTGGAATTATTGAATCCTGGTCAATCTGTTCGGAAGACTGGATTGACAGAGACAGTACGATAAAGTACGATGATTACAAGAAATGGTATTGGGGGCTGAATGAAAAATTTAATCCAACCCAATTTAATCCCGAGCAATGGGCAAAGGCGGGTAAAGACGCTGGAATGAGATACCTGGTTTTTACCACCAAACATCACGATGGCTTTGCCATGTTCGATACCAAAGAAAGCGATTTCAGCATTGCAAAAGGTCCATTTGCCAACAATCCTAAAAAAGATGTTGCCAAATATGTATTCGATGCTTTCCGGAAGCAAAATTTTATGATCGGTGCTTATTTTTCTAAACCCGACTGGCATTCGCAATACTATTGGTGGGATAAATATGCCACTGTAGACAGGAATAATAATTACGATATCAGAAAGAACCCGTGGCGCTGGAATAAGTTTAAAAGTTATACCCAGAATCAGATTGGTGAGCTGATGAACAATTATGGAAGCATTGATATTTTGTGGTTAGATGGCGGTTGGGTAAGGCCTTTAGCATCAGTAAATGAAGAAGTACTTTCCTGGGGAGCACCAATTCCGGAGTGGAGTCAGGATATTGATATGCCTAAAATTGCCGCTGATGCCCGGAAAGCACAGCCGGGTTTAATTATGGTTGATCGGACTGTACATGGACAGTTTGAAAATTACCAAACCCCAGAACAAAAAATTCCGGAAACGCAATTGGATTACCCATGGGAAAGCTGCATGACTTTAGGCGGAGCCTGGGGTTTTGTACCCAACGATCAGTATAAATCGGCAGGTGAAGTGGTTCATAAACTAGTAGAAATAGTAGCCAAAGGTGGAAGTTTGCTTTTAGGTATTGG
Encoded proteins:
- a CDS encoding alpha-L-fucosidase gives rise to the protein MKYFILLLLFFSFSAIVSAQQNDIMPQSEIYEWPKDEAVKKKLEHWQDQKFGMIIHWGLYAVPGIIESWSICSEDWIDRDSTIKYDDYKKWYWGLNEKFNPTQFNPEQWAKAGKDAGMRYLVFTTKHHDGFAMFDTKESDFSIAKGPFANNPKKDVAKYVFDAFRKQNFMIGAYFSKPDWHSQYYWWDKYATVDRNNNYDIRKNPWRWNKFKSYTQNQIGELMNNYGSIDILWLDGGWVRPLASVNEEVLSWGAPIPEWSQDIDMPKIAADARKAQPGLIMVDRTVHGQFENYQTPEQKIPETQLDYPWESCMTLGGAWGFVPNDQYKSAGEVVHKLVEIVAKGGSLLLGIGPKAEGTLPDDVVTKLTEIGKWTSKNGAAIYGTRITKNYHDGQNWFTQSKDGKIIYGISLLGNTPLKGISWQGSIPKKGTSITILSTNQKVKWTLKDGRVHFDFPKTEEKIALTFSFTPETD
- a CDS encoding carboxypeptidase-like regulatory domain-containing protein, yielding MEASGPIRGVRGFIKGTTKATQIDATGKFSISATEGNMLVFRSVSYASKEISEPAFSTIGVRLEPSINSLNEVQVTTALGAN
- a CDS encoding ROK family protein; its protein translation is MSATIKKAQRLRADIIKLLYYKKTSSLTDLSKRTKKSLPLITSTVNALIEDGLIIEQGLAPSTGGRRPLNFLLNPDYKRYIIAVAMDQLTSQLTIYDLSNQQILPTQVIDLDMTEGKSADTLIAFIDHCIKKSTIDKENFLGIGIGMPGFVNAEKGMNYSFMQVENDISLQDYLAKKLSLPVYIDNDSSLIALAELNFGEARNLKDVLVVNIGWGTGLGMIINGKLYRGSSGYAGEFSHIPLSNSNTLCSCGKRGCLEVETSLLVMVQKAEAAVKNGEETSLKTLFNDRSKSHVDHFLNAVVKQDPVAISILADAAFQIGKGLATLIHIMNPERIVLSGRGAKAGKMLLPPIQQAINEFCIPRVAEQTEIKCSSLSDQAELLAAASLMVENSLFE